One part of the Melospiza melodia melodia isolate bMelMel2 chromosome 3, bMelMel2.pri, whole genome shotgun sequence genome encodes these proteins:
- the MDH1 gene encoding malate dehydrogenase, cytoplasmic — MGEPVRVLVTGAAGQIAYSLLYSIAKGDVFGKDQPLILVLLDITPMMTVLEGVVMELQDCALPLLREVIPTDKEEVAFKDLDIAILVGSMPRREGMERKDLLKANVKIFKSQGAALDKYAKKTVKVVVVGNPANTNCLIASKSAPSIPKENFSCLTRLDHNRAKSQIALKLGVTANDVKNVIIWGNHSSTQYPDVNHAKVNVKGKEVGVYEAIKDDSWLKGDFIVTVQQRGAAVIKARKLSSAMSAAKAICDHVRDIWFGTPAGEFVSMGVISDGNSYGVPEDLLYSFPVVIKDKTWKFVEGLPINDFSREKMEITAKELTEEKETAVEFLSSA; from the exons ATG GGTGAACCTGTCAGAGTGCTGGTGACTGGAGCAGCTGGGCAGATTGCTTACTCCCTCCTCTACAGCATTGCCAAGGGCGATGTCTTCGGCAAAGACCAG ccTCTTATTCTTGTGCTGCTGGACATCACTCCTATGATGACAGTACTGGAAGGTGTGGTGATGGAGCTGCAGGACTGTGCTCTGCCGCTGCTCAGAG aGGTCATTCCAACAGACAAGGAGGAAGTTGCATTCAAAGACCTTGACATAGCAATTCTGGTTGGCTCCATGCCAAGGAGAGAGGGCATGGAGAGGAAGGATTTACTCAAAGCAAATGTAAAAATTTTCAAGTCTCAGGGTGCAGCCTTGGACAAGTATGCCAAAAAGACTGTCAAG gTTGTGGTTGTTGGGAATCCAGCCAATACCAACTGCCTGATTGCATCAAAGTCAGCCCCATCCATACCAAAGGAAAACTTCAGCTGCTTAACTCGTTTGGATCACAACAGAGCCAAATCTCAG ATTGCTCTGAAACTTGGTGTGACTGCTAATGATGTGAAGAATGTCATCATCTGGGGCAACCACTCCTCCACTCAATATCCTGATGTTAACCATGCGAAGGTAAATGTGAAAGGAAAGGAAGTTGGAGTCTATGAAGCTATAAAAGATGACAGCTGGCTGAAGGGAGACTTTATTGTG ACTGTTCAGCAACGTGGAGCAGCTGTTATTAAGGCCAGGAAGCTGTCCAGTGCCATGTCAGCTGCCAAAGCTATCTGTGATCATGTGAGGGACATCTGGTTTGGCACTCCAGCG GGGGAGTTTGTTTCGATGGGAGTCATTTCTGATGGCAATTCTTATGGTGTTCCTGAAGACCTGCTGTATTCATTCCCAGTTGTGATCAAG GACAAGACCTGGAAGTTTGTTGAGGGTCTTCCTATTAATGATTTTTCTCGTGAGAAGATGGAAATTACTGCTAAGGAGTTAACTGAAGAGAAGGAGACTGCTGTGGAATTCCTCTCCAGTGCATGA